Proteins found in one Methanomassiliicoccus sp. genomic segment:
- a CDS encoding thioredoxin family protein produces MASRIEVLGTGCVKCKRLFKNAQEAVKELGLNIEVAKIEDLHEIAHRGVMMTPGLVIDGEVVAVGRVPGVDEIKKMLAGSKG; encoded by the coding sequence ATGGCAAGTAGGATCGAGGTTCTAGGAACCGGATGCGTGAAGTGCAAGAGGCTATTCAAGAACGCCCAGGAGGCGGTCAAGGAGCTGGGGCTGAACATCGAGGTCGCTAAGATCGAGGACCTTCACGAGATAGCCCACAGAGGCGTCATGATGACCCCTGGCCTGGTCATCGACGGTGAGGTCGTGGCCGTAGGCAGGGTCCCCGGCGTGGATGAGATCAAGAAGATGCTCGCAGGCAGTAAAGGATGA
- a CDS encoding winged helix-turn-helix transcriptional regulator, whose translation MSTRSTADKECCADILNLPDEMAATMEKLGGLEGLRSRVPSRENVIEEARLFQSLSDPIRLQILHALQVADLCPCILKEITALSDSKLSYHLSVLEEAKLVTWSSRKKWRIYMLSELGLSVVDRIARPRE comes from the coding sequence ATGTCAACAAGAAGTACCGCGGACAAGGAGTGCTGCGCCGATATACTGAACCTACCTGATGAGATGGCAGCGACGATGGAGAAGTTGGGGGGGCTGGAGGGGCTGAGGTCCCGCGTCCCCAGCCGCGAAAACGTTATCGAAGAGGCCAGGCTGTTCCAGTCATTGTCCGACCCCATCCGTCTGCAGATCCTCCATGCCCTGCAGGTCGCCGACCTGTGCCCCTGCATCCTCAAGGAGATCACCGCGCTCTCTGACTCCAAGCTATCGTACCACCTCAGCGTACTGGAGGAGGCCAAGCTGGTGACATGGTCCTCACGCAAGAAATGGCGAATATACATGCTTAGCGAGTTAGGCCTGTCGGTCGTGGACCGCATCGCACGCCCTCGTGAGTGA
- the arsB gene encoding ACR3 family arsenite efflux transporter has product MTGRHDGSARAEGDKKKLSFLNKYLTVWIFAAMGLGVALGVIVPGFADTLNRLSIGTTSIPIAIGLILMMYPPLAKVRYEEIGKIAKQPEAKRMFGTSLGLNYIVGPLLMFALAWIFLPDEPLYRIGLILTGVARCIAMVLVWNQLAEGDTEYAAILVALNSIFQIVLYAFYAYFLIAVLSDVVSPGSGVPVEISIVSVAISVIIYLGIPFFGGILTRYLLRPRIGADRYDNKFIPIAGKIGLLALLFTIVVMFSLRAQSIVDTPLDVVRIAIPLVIYFVIMFLLSFWLSMRFRFDYPHAATQSFTAASNNFELAIAVAVGVFGISSAVAFATVIGPLVEVPALISLVNLSLYFKRRYYDSRGRHIGKRTEAV; this is encoded by the coding sequence ATGACCGGGCGGCATGATGGCAGTGCAAGAGCTGAGGGCGACAAGAAGAAGTTATCGTTCCTGAACAAGTACCTGACCGTCTGGATCTTCGCCGCCATGGGGTTGGGGGTCGCTCTGGGCGTGATCGTTCCCGGTTTCGCCGATACCCTGAACAGGTTGAGCATTGGGACGACGTCCATACCCATCGCCATCGGCCTCATCCTCATGATGTACCCGCCCCTGGCCAAGGTGAGGTATGAGGAGATCGGTAAGATAGCCAAGCAGCCCGAGGCCAAGAGGATGTTCGGCACGTCCCTAGGGCTTAACTACATCGTCGGTCCGCTGCTGATGTTCGCCCTGGCGTGGATCTTCCTCCCCGATGAGCCCCTGTACCGCATCGGTCTCATTCTCACCGGGGTCGCCAGATGTATCGCCATGGTGCTGGTGTGGAATCAGCTGGCCGAGGGAGACACGGAGTATGCGGCCATCCTCGTGGCTCTGAACTCCATCTTCCAGATCGTGCTGTACGCTTTCTATGCGTACTTCCTAATCGCCGTGCTCTCCGACGTCGTGTCACCCGGCTCAGGAGTGCCGGTGGAGATCAGCATCGTGTCCGTGGCCATCAGCGTCATCATCTACCTGGGGATCCCGTTCTTCGGAGGAATCCTGACGAGGTACCTGTTACGCCCACGGATCGGCGCGGACCGATACGATAACAAGTTCATCCCCATAGCCGGCAAGATCGGGCTGCTGGCATTGCTGTTCACCATCGTGGTGATGTTCTCGCTGCGCGCCCAGTCCATCGTGGACACCCCCCTGGACGTCGTAAGGATCGCCATACCTCTGGTGATCTACTTCGTCATCATGTTCCTGCTGTCGTTCTGGTTGTCGATGAGGTTCCGGTTCGACTACCCTCACGCGGCCACCCAGTCGTTCACCGCGGCCAGCAACAACTTCGAGCTGGCAATCGCCGTGGCGGTGGGGGTGTTCGGTATCAGCTCCGCCGTGGCTTTCGCCACGGTCATCGGCCCGTTGGTGGAGGTGCCGGCGCTCATCTCGCTGGTCAACCTGTCCCTGTACTTCAAGCGGAGGTACTACGACAGCAGAGGCCGTCACATCGGCAAGAGAACGGAGGCGGTGTGA
- a CDS encoding PrsW family intramembrane metalloprotease, with the protein MTIYFITDRSYTQRTMALFVLELIIVLIVAFVPALLYLMWIRRAEIYDREPVDAIAGTFIYGLIVALGMAFVLELLALTLLETYTDGGLDPTMESIILAVVLAPVIEEFTKLTGVMASSRRLTELENGLVYGAAVGLGFAAGENVMYYTSSLTEGVELFIITVLARTITSTLLHTSASAISGFGISRSHVSKLRTGRGTSWLPYYFAAVLMHAAFNFLAILGSDILPDASGEISLLGLLGSLVLVWSTVRYIRGKIISLDRAYPRYVQPPYYR; encoded by the coding sequence ATGACCATCTATTTTATCACGGACCGTTCATACACTCAGCGTACCATGGCCCTCTTCGTGCTGGAGCTCATCATCGTCCTGATCGTGGCCTTCGTGCCCGCCCTCCTGTACCTGATGTGGATACGCCGGGCCGAGATCTATGACCGTGAACCGGTGGATGCCATCGCCGGGACGTTCATCTACGGGCTGATCGTCGCCCTGGGCATGGCCTTCGTGCTGGAGCTGCTGGCACTGACCTTGTTGGAGACGTACACGGACGGTGGCCTGGACCCCACGATGGAGAGCATAATCCTGGCCGTGGTCCTCGCCCCTGTGATCGAGGAGTTCACTAAGCTGACCGGGGTCATGGCCTCGAGCCGCCGGCTGACAGAGCTGGAGAACGGGCTGGTGTACGGGGCCGCGGTGGGCCTGGGCTTCGCCGCGGGAGAGAACGTCATGTACTACACCAGCTCCCTCACGGAAGGCGTGGAGCTGTTCATAATCACCGTCCTGGCCCGTACTATAACCTCGACCTTGCTGCACACCTCGGCGTCGGCCATCTCCGGTTTCGGCATATCGCGCTCGCACGTCTCCAAGCTGAGGACGGGGAGGGGTACAAGCTGGCTGCCCTACTACTTCGCAGCGGTGCTCATGCATGCGGCGTTCAACTTCCTGGCCATCCTGGGATCGGACATCCTGCCCGATGCCAGCGGTGAGATCTCCCTGCTGGGCCTGCTCGGCTCCCTGGTGTTGGTGTGGAGCACGGTGCGGTACATCCGCGGAAAGATCATCAGCCTCGACAGGGCCTATCCCCGGTACGTTCAACCGCCGTACTACCGCTGA
- a CDS encoding flavodoxin family protein has translation MTYVLGVLGSPREGGNTDMLLDAALEGAAETGATVEKITLCKLNISPCTACDGCADGVRCVLDDDMTSLYPKLEEADVIILASPVYFYGVTAQMKAFIDRAQLCWVQKFVLHYRSKKRKGAFLSVGARIRTDFASAEASAQAFFYTLEATPSRKLTFAGFEEKGSIADHPTALSDARLLGRELAQSAGPARCPVPRRSMGMPMPGLGQNPPGPEPE, from the coding sequence ATGACGTATGTGCTGGGAGTGCTGGGCAGCCCACGGGAGGGCGGCAACACCGACATGCTTCTGGACGCTGCCCTGGAGGGTGCAGCGGAAACCGGGGCCACGGTGGAGAAGATAACGCTGTGCAAGCTGAACATCAGCCCCTGCACCGCCTGCGATGGGTGCGCGGACGGGGTGCGGTGCGTGCTCGATGACGACATGACCTCACTATATCCCAAGCTCGAGGAGGCCGATGTGATCATACTGGCCTCTCCTGTCTACTTCTACGGCGTCACCGCTCAGATGAAGGCCTTCATCGACCGGGCCCAGCTATGCTGGGTTCAGAAGTTCGTTCTACACTACCGCTCCAAGAAGCGCAAGGGGGCGTTCCTCTCCGTGGGGGCGAGGATACGCACCGACTTCGCCTCTGCCGAGGCCAGCGCGCAGGCGTTCTTCTATACCCTCGAGGCCACCCCGTCGCGCAAGCTTACCTTCGCCGGCTTCGAGGAGAAGGGCTCCATCGCCGACCATCCCACGGCCCTCAGCGACGCGAGGCTGCTGGGGAGGGAGCTGGCGCAGAGCGCCGGGCCCGCGAGATGCCCCGTCCCCCGGCGGTCCATGGGCATGCCCATGCCTGGGTTGGGGCAGAACCCTCCCGGGCCGGAGCCGGAGTGA
- a CDS encoding methyltransferase domain-containing protein, producing MNPDNYVHGYTDREMVRLNDQSRTLTDLLHHDTRYPAGSKVLEMGCGVGAQTVILARNSPEAEITSVDISPDSVAAARAVAEREGITNVTFQVANIFELPFVPGSFDHVFICFVLEHLPRPERALDVAVSMLRPGGSITVIEGDHGSTFFYPLNPLSQRAIDCLVDLQSRSGGDALIGRRLFPLLTEAGLQKITVTPRMVYVDPSRPELEEGFTRNTFAAMVDGVRDKVLACGMMTEAEWEEGVRGLRRTTGTGTFAYTFFKGEGIKTEERT from the coding sequence ATGAACCCCGACAATTACGTTCACGGCTACACCGACCGGGAAATGGTAAGGCTGAACGATCAGTCACGGACGCTCACCGACCTTCTGCACCATGACACCCGCTACCCTGCTGGGAGCAAGGTGCTGGAGATGGGCTGCGGGGTCGGCGCGCAGACGGTGATCCTCGCCCGTAACAGCCCGGAGGCGGAGATAACCTCAGTGGACATCTCCCCCGATTCGGTGGCCGCGGCCCGTGCCGTTGCAGAGAGGGAAGGGATCACCAACGTGACCTTCCAGGTGGCTAACATCTTCGAACTGCCGTTCGTCCCGGGGAGCTTCGACCACGTGTTCATCTGCTTCGTACTGGAGCACCTCCCCCGGCCGGAGAGGGCGCTGGACGTCGCCGTGAGCATGCTGAGGCCGGGTGGGAGCATTACGGTGATAGAGGGGGACCACGGCTCCACCTTCTTCTATCCCCTGAACCCGCTGTCGCAGCGCGCCATCGACTGCCTGGTGGACCTGCAGAGCAGGTCTGGCGGCGACGCCCTCATCGGCCGCCGGTTGTTCCCCCTGCTGACCGAAGCCGGTCTGCAGAAGATAACCGTCACTCCGCGCATGGTGTACGTGGACCCCTCCCGCCCGGAACTGGAGGAAGGCTTCACGCGCAACACCTTCGCGGCCATGGTGGATGGGGTGAGGGATAAGGTGCTCGCCTGTGGAATGATGACGGAGGCGGAGTGGGAGGAGGGCGTCCGCGGTCTGCGCCGTACCACGGGTACGGGGACGTTCGCGTACACGTTCTTCAAGGGTGAAGGGATCAAGACGGAGGAAAGGACATGA
- a CDS encoding response regulator: MPSSTGKITVLMVDDNHEHVLLCKESLPEEEFEVAEAGNGSDALKVLGKNTFDIVVLDYALPDMSGVELLKKLRAKGYTAPVIFVSAAEDPELSVQAMKLGACDYIVKTFRYYSSLRSRLLENIEACSCGR; encoded by the coding sequence ATGCCATCGTCAACAGGCAAGATTACAGTGCTGATGGTCGATGACAACCACGAGCATGTCCTGCTGTGCAAGGAATCCTTGCCCGAAGAGGAGTTCGAGGTTGCCGAGGCCGGCAACGGATCCGACGCCCTCAAGGTCCTGGGCAAGAACACATTCGACATAGTGGTGCTTGACTACGCGCTGCCGGACATGTCCGGGGTGGAACTGCTCAAGAAGCTCCGGGCCAAGGGATACACCGCCCCGGTGATCTTCGTGTCCGCGGCCGAGGACCCCGAGCTCAGTGTGCAGGCCATGAAGCTGGGGGCGTGCGATTATATCGTCAAGACCTTCCGCTACTACTCGAGCCTGCGCTCCCGGCTCCTCGAGAACATCGAGGCCTGCTCGTGCGGACGGTGA
- a CDS encoding GAF domain-containing protein encodes MRPLMLGQQDIDGPSDEVLDRVTMLNTSHLLDHLPDPLIHLDMGGRMVSLNGPAESALGRSSCECQGQFLEALLSKNFSSHGLDQYQQAFKQCTNGTPARANLVFDTPHNVDRQCVLIPSWDAHGTVDGALLLMGDGRGTEPPRGEADPYEMIKVLASTSLEVHEGCDLKELIESEASRLALSLGLDFAIFRILHPQERPQIICHGIEDADAVQVLDSQLPDGSLLYQTVNRGQEIMVEDLERSEISCPVPEIRSLVGLTVNWSERAYGCAVFGNRRLGGDLGLLYPILQVFCNHVATSLRNARLHKELMVRSDILQGLYETTQALSSTLELKELLQMILHTARNLVSADNCYIFQLDHSRESLHAIAYITEEEIREVPVLKVGEGITGLVANTGKGQLVVRADLDPRAITIPGTPDDDPSSIICVPLQLSEELLGVMTLEKRPGIPFTKKQYELIELFSLQAAMAIHRASQYDQIRIYASNLQMYNVLLTHDVANFNVPIHGFLEMLIKDPKLDLRQRRYVRSALVQSDNISEVISDIRELSRLRRQTGEALLEAVNLVPILKEVREDLLSNAVNEDVEAHINSAPDIAMVMADSSLKVLFHNLLAYAFKYGQGRPVEIDVMEHQDPTGGWWRVRIMDGGKGIPEEQKRGMFRRYDRLDTVQGSDGYGLSMSVVGILTDRYHGKVWVEDRVPGDPCRGTSYNVIIPKIVTRAME; translated from the coding sequence ATGAGACCGCTAATGCTTGGGCAGCAGGACATAGACGGCCCTTCAGATGAGGTGCTGGACAGGGTCACCATGTTGAACACCTCTCATCTTCTTGACCATCTGCCCGATCCCCTCATCCACCTGGACATGGGAGGGAGGATGGTCTCCCTGAACGGTCCGGCAGAGTCGGCCTTAGGACGTTCATCCTGTGAATGCCAGGGCCAGTTTCTTGAAGCGCTACTGTCCAAGAACTTTTCGAGTCATGGTTTGGACCAGTATCAGCAAGCGTTCAAGCAGTGTACCAATGGGACTCCGGCCAGGGCCAACCTGGTCTTCGACACCCCTCATAATGTGGATCGCCAGTGCGTGCTCATCCCTTCCTGGGATGCGCATGGGACCGTTGACGGGGCTCTCCTGCTAATGGGTGATGGCCGCGGGACCGAGCCCCCCCGGGGCGAGGCCGATCCTTACGAGATGATCAAGGTCCTGGCCAGCACCTCCCTGGAAGTCCATGAGGGCTGCGATCTCAAGGAGCTGATAGAGAGCGAGGCCTCTCGGCTCGCCCTCTCACTCGGCCTGGACTTCGCCATTTTCCGCATATTGCACCCGCAGGAGAGGCCGCAGATCATATGTCACGGGATAGAGGACGCAGATGCGGTACAGGTCCTGGACTCCCAGCTCCCCGATGGGAGCTTGCTGTATCAGACAGTGAACCGGGGGCAGGAGATAATGGTAGAGGATCTGGAGCGATCGGAGATAAGCTGCCCGGTACCGGAGATAAGGTCCCTGGTTGGCCTCACCGTCAACTGGTCCGAGCGAGCTTACGGGTGCGCGGTGTTCGGGAACCGCCGCCTGGGCGGGGACCTCGGCCTTCTATATCCCATACTCCAGGTCTTCTGCAACCATGTGGCCACCTCCCTGCGCAACGCCCGTCTCCATAAGGAGCTGATGGTACGTTCGGACATCCTGCAAGGTCTCTACGAGACCACGCAGGCATTGTCCTCCACGCTTGAGCTGAAGGAGCTGCTGCAGATGATCCTGCACACCGCCCGGAACCTGGTGAGCGCGGACAACTGCTACATCTTCCAGTTAGACCACTCTCGGGAGAGCCTCCACGCGATAGCGTACATAACCGAGGAGGAGATACGCGAGGTCCCGGTGCTGAAGGTGGGGGAGGGCATCACTGGATTGGTCGCGAACACCGGGAAGGGGCAGCTGGTGGTGCGGGCGGACCTTGACCCCCGGGCGATCACCATCCCCGGGACCCCGGATGACGATCCCAGCTCCATCATATGCGTGCCCCTGCAGCTCTCCGAAGAGCTGCTCGGGGTCATGACCTTGGAGAAGAGGCCAGGGATACCGTTCACCAAGAAGCAGTACGAGCTCATCGAGCTGTTCTCCCTGCAGGCGGCCATGGCCATCCACCGGGCATCACAGTACGACCAGATCAGGATCTATGCCAGTAACCTCCAGATGTACAACGTCCTTCTCACCCACGATGTCGCCAACTTCAACGTACCCATACATGGCTTCCTGGAGATGCTAATCAAGGACCCCAAGCTGGACCTGCGGCAGCGCCGGTACGTGCGTTCGGCCCTGGTGCAATCGGACAACATCTCCGAGGTGATCTCCGACATAAGGGAGCTGTCGCGCCTGCGCAGACAGACGGGAGAGGCGCTCCTGGAGGCCGTGAACCTGGTGCCCATCCTGAAGGAGGTCAGAGAGGACCTGCTCTCCAACGCCGTGAACGAGGACGTGGAGGCTCACATAAACTCCGCCCCCGATATCGCTATGGTGATGGCCGATAGCTCCCTCAAGGTACTGTTCCATAACCTCCTGGCATATGCGTTCAAATACGGCCAGGGGAGGCCGGTGGAGATAGACGTGATGGAGCACCAGGACCCTACCGGAGGATGGTGGAGGGTGCGGATCATGGACGGCGGCAAGGGAATTCCTGAGGAACAGAAGAGGGGGATGTTCCGGCGGTATGACCGCCTAGACACGGTCCAGGGCTCGGATGGATATGGGCTCAGCATGTCAGTGGTGGGCATCCTCACCGACCGCTATCATGGAAAGGTGTGGGTCGAGGACCGCGTTCCCGGAGATCCCTGCAGGGGAACTTCCTATAATGTCATAATCCCCAAGATCGTAACTAGAGCAATGGAGTGA
- a CDS encoding NAD(P)-dependent glycerol-1-phosphate dehydrogenase, protein MDEGDFTKARSILFPRNVLAGHGVLGQTPDVCRDFGLSGTALIVTGSKTKNVAADIVTNRMMDAGYEVQMATVGEATQENLDRVEQIARECGTNFFLGVGGGSKIDLAKMAAKNLGQEWISIPTSASHDGIASGRASIKNENGPLSLDAKVPLGVVADTAIIVQAPYRLLAAGCADVISNSTAVKDWEYAKRLRGEEFSRSAYSLALYTAETIIDNADLIKPNLEESVWVAIRPIIISGVSMAVAGSSRPTSGSEHMFSHALDMIAPGKALHGEQCGVGSIMMMYLHGGDWSRIREALAKIGAPTSAKELGITEEQVIEALVNAHKVRSRFTILGHVGLTHEAAERLATITKVI, encoded by the coding sequence ATGGACGAGGGCGATTTCACCAAGGCTCGCTCGATCCTTTTTCCAAGGAATGTGCTCGCGGGCCACGGCGTATTGGGGCAGACTCCCGATGTCTGCAGGGACTTCGGACTGTCAGGCACAGCCCTCATCGTCACCGGTTCCAAGACCAAGAACGTGGCCGCCGATATCGTCACCAACAGGATGATGGATGCAGGCTACGAAGTACAGATGGCCACCGTGGGAGAGGCCACCCAGGAGAACCTCGACAGGGTCGAGCAGATCGCCCGGGAATGCGGGACCAACTTCTTTCTGGGGGTCGGCGGAGGAAGCAAGATCGACCTCGCCAAGATGGCGGCCAAGAACCTGGGGCAGGAGTGGATATCCATACCCACCTCGGCATCGCATGACGGCATCGCTTCCGGCAGAGCATCCATCAAGAACGAGAACGGGCCCCTGTCCCTTGACGCCAAGGTCCCCCTGGGCGTGGTCGCGGACACGGCCATCATCGTCCAGGCACCATACCGCCTGCTTGCGGCAGGATGTGCTGACGTCATATCCAATTCCACCGCGGTAAAGGACTGGGAGTACGCCAAGCGTCTACGGGGAGAGGAGTTCTCCCGCTCCGCTTATTCTCTCGCCCTGTACACCGCCGAGACCATCATAGATAACGCCGACCTGATCAAGCCCAACCTCGAGGAGAGCGTGTGGGTGGCCATCAGGCCCATCATCATATCGGGCGTGTCCATGGCCGTGGCCGGGTCCTCGAGGCCGACAAGCGGATCGGAGCATATGTTCTCCCACGCTCTGGACATGATCGCTCCGGGCAAGGCCCTCCACGGAGAGCAGTGCGGTGTAGGCTCCATCATGATGATGTACCTCCATGGTGGCGATTGGTCGCGCATCCGGGAGGCGCTCGCCAAGATCGGCGCCCCCACCTCGGCCAAGGAGCTGGGGATCACCGAGGAGCAGGTCATCGAAGCCCTCGTCAACGCGCACAAGGTGCGCAGCAGATTCACTATACTGGGCCATGTAGGCCTAACTCACGAGGCCGCCGAGAGGCTGGCCACTATCACAAAGGTCATTTAA
- a CDS encoding UPF0179 family protein, which yields MVVITLIGEHLAKEGDEFVYRGPLTECRDCKLKGVCFNLDTGGLYRINAVRSVKHLCRIHEEGVRVVEVQKLQQKCALPQKYALEGSTITFEEVKCKSPGCENYRICHPMGLEKNMKFRVRSIDGDIKCPEGHRLVAVTLE from the coding sequence ATGGTCGTCATCACTCTGATAGGAGAGCACCTCGCCAAGGAAGGCGATGAGTTCGTTTACCGTGGGCCGCTCACGGAATGCCGTGACTGCAAGCTCAAGGGTGTCTGCTTCAACCTGGACACCGGAGGGCTGTACCGCATCAATGCCGTCCGCAGCGTGAAGCACCTATGCCGCATCCACGAGGAGGGGGTGCGCGTGGTGGAGGTGCAAAAGCTTCAACAGAAGTGCGCCCTGCCGCAGAAGTATGCGCTGGAGGGTTCCACCATAACCTTCGAGGAGGTCAAGTGCAAGTCCCCGGGGTGCGAGAACTACCGCATCTGCCACCCCATGGGTCTGGAGAAGAACATGAAGTTCCGTGTTCGCAGCATCGATGGGGACATCAAGTGCCCTGAGGGGCATCGGCTGGTCGCGGTCACCTTGGAGTAA
- the tnpB gene encoding IS200/IS605 family element transposase accessory protein TnpB, whose product MVRHWIGADLNSTGHIAVVANPTTGKVQKYGKEAPHIHKKYCKMRRRLYIEGHPRVAKEKIQHKENRKIKDLNHKISRATLKEAAQQGCGIKMERLSDIRTTVSQSRSSRPTLHSWSFYQIQYMVEYKAKLLGIPVVYVDPAYTSQRCSRCGQLGTREGKDFSCPHCGHVDYADVNASFNIALRPSLEEGDGRLHQDRDWCKGRIDTPQEAPS is encoded by the coding sequence GTGGTCAGGCATTGGATCGGCGCCGATTTGAACTCCACTGGCCACATCGCCGTGGTTGCCAATCCGACGACAGGCAAGGTCCAGAAGTACGGCAAGGAGGCTCCGCACATCCACAAGAAGTACTGTAAGATGCGGAGGCGCCTGTACATCGAAGGCCATCCCCGAGTGGCAAAGGAGAAAATCCAGCACAAGGAAAACAGGAAGATCAAAGACCTAAACCATAAGATATCCAGAGCCACATTGAAGGAGGCCGCTCAGCAAGGTTGCGGTATAAAAATGGAAAGGCTGAGCGACATACGAACGACCGTATCCCAGTCCAGGTCGTCCAGGCCCACGCTGCACAGTTGGTCTTTCTATCAAATACAGTATATGGTAGAGTACAAGGCCAAGCTGCTCGGGATACCGGTCGTCTACGTTGACCCTGCCTATACGAGCCAACGATGCTCCAGGTGTGGTCAACTAGGCACCAGGGAAGGCAAGGACTTCTCGTGCCCTCATTGCGGGCACGTTGATTACGCCGACGTCAACGCGTCGTTCAACATCGCGTTGCGTCCCTCTTTAGAGGAAGGCGATGGTCGATTGCACCAAGACAGGGATTGGTGCAAGGGCCGCATTGATACGCCCCAGGAGGCTCCGTCATGA
- a CDS encoding phosphoribosylaminoimidazolesuccinocarboxamide synthase: protein MQLVRTGKVKQVYEVDDNTLEFLFTDNISVFDKTIPSQIPFKGESLCRTAAFWFQVCRKAGVRTHFTELIPPNRMRVKRVEIIEDYSKIDHSTTNYLIPLEVISRHYVAGSLWDRICSKEIKVEDLGFPHDHEVKYGEKLPKTFYETTTKLEKVDRLLDREEALKISGLTEEEMDNMFEVVAKIDDFIASEVEERMLIHVDGKKEFAFDEHRRLMLIDTFGTADEDRWWDEDSYAAGHCLELSKESVRQYYRSIGYYDQLTKARKAGQQEPDIPPLPGSEVKKVSDLYIEMFERLTGESFR from the coding sequence ATGCAGTTGGTCAGGACCGGCAAGGTAAAGCAGGTTTACGAGGTGGACGACAACACGCTAGAGTTCCTCTTCACCGATAACATTTCCGTATTCGATAAGACAATTCCTTCCCAGATACCTTTCAAGGGAGAGTCTCTGTGCCGCACCGCCGCCTTCTGGTTCCAGGTCTGCCGTAAGGCCGGCGTGAGGACCCACTTCACCGAGCTGATACCGCCCAACCGCATGAGGGTTAAGAGGGTCGAGATCATAGAGGATTACTCCAAGATCGACCACTCCACTACTAACTACCTCATCCCCCTAGAGGTCATCTCCCGGCACTATGTGGCGGGCTCCCTGTGGGACCGCATATGTTCCAAGGAGATCAAGGTCGAGGACCTGGGCTTCCCCCATGACCATGAGGTCAAGTACGGCGAGAAGCTCCCCAAGACGTTCTATGAGACCACCACCAAGCTGGAGAAGGTGGACCGTCTGCTCGACCGCGAGGAGGCATTGAAGATCTCCGGCCTGACCGAGGAGGAGATGGACAATATGTTCGAGGTCGTTGCCAAGATCGATGACTTCATCGCCTCCGAGGTCGAGGAGCGCATGCTCATCCACGTGGACGGCAAGAAGGAGTTCGCCTTCGACGAGCACCGCCGTCTGATGCTGATCGATACCTTCGGAACGGCCGATGAGGACCGCTGGTGGGACGAGGACTCATACGCGGCGGGGCATTGCCTGGAGCTTTCCAAGGAATCGGTGCGCCAGTACTACCGCTCCATCGGTTACTACGATCAGCTGACGAAGGCCAGGAAGGCCGGCCAGCAGGAACCGGACATTCCTCCGCTACCTGGTTCCGAGGTCAAGAAGGTGAGCGACCTCTACATCGAGATGTTCGAGCGCCTGACCGGCGAGAGCTTCCGTTGA
- a CDS encoding PIG-L family deacetylase translates to MGYQEAKLELRLIAEKLRNRFTVPGRLEGTQWSPKVMDVPPGQRFLVLSPHPDDDTVGCGGTIVKLLEAGKAVRVVYLSMQVGDFTPDERRKEIHSALEHLGVKDFILRESSFPSLQEAVEIITQEIESYRPDAIFAPSPFENHDQHLRTFEAFRLSVEKMNVNPDAILYEIWNPLMPNLLIPVNSAMERKVMAIKDHWTQVREIDYVRVSQGLTGYRAASLALDGYAEAFLHLPAKDVVRMFHV, encoded by the coding sequence ATGGGGTATCAGGAAGCAAAGTTGGAACTGAGGCTCATCGCCGAGAAGCTGCGCAATCGTTTCACCGTCCCTGGAAGGCTGGAGGGCACCCAGTGGAGCCCCAAGGTCATGGACGTCCCTCCCGGACAGCGCTTCCTGGTCCTCTCCCCCCATCCCGATGATGATACGGTGGGATGCGGCGGCACCATCGTGAAGCTCCTGGAGGCGGGCAAGGCCGTCCGAGTGGTGTACCTCTCCATGCAGGTCGGGGACTTCACCCCCGACGAACGGCGAAAGGAGATACACTCCGCCCTGGAGCACCTGGGGGTGAAGGACTTCATTCTACGGGAATCATCGTTCCCGTCCCTTCAGGAGGCCGTAGAGATCATCACCCAGGAGATCGAAAGTTACCGTCCCGATGCCATCTTCGCCCCCTCGCCCTTCGAGAACCATGACCAGCACCTGAGGACCTTCGAGGCCTTCAGGCTGTCCGTGGAGAAGATGAACGTCAACCCCGATGCCATCCTATATGAGATCTGGAACCCTCTCATGCCGAACCTCCTCATCCCCGTAAATTCCGCCATGGAGCGCAAGGTCATGGCCATCAAGGACCACTGGACACAGGTGCGGGAGATCGATTATGTAAGGGTGTCCCAGGGCCTGACCGGCTACCGTGCCGCGAGCCTGGCGCTGGACGGTTATGCTGAGGCATTCCTGCACCTGCCCGCTAAGGACGTGGTCAGGATGTTCCACGTCTGA